One Stenotrophomonas sp. SAU14A_NAIMI4_5 DNA segment encodes these proteins:
- a CDS encoding farnesyl diphosphate synthase, translating into MTAEAQFARWRDRIESQLDAALPSPADAPQRLHQAMRYSVLGGGKRMRPLLVYASGQLFGAPLDQLDAAAMAVEMIHAYSLVHDDLPAMDDDALRRGKPTTHIAYDEATAILAGDALQTRAFGLLADAPLPAALRVACLQTLAHASGASGMCGGQALDIDATGQQQSLAALTRMHALKTGALIRAAVRMGALCGHAPEARLAQLDDFADALGLAFQVRDDILDVEASSEQLGKTAGKDQAQDKSTFPALLGMDGAKAHLRELAARMQSVLAGHGEEADALRALATLAVERDH; encoded by the coding sequence ATGACGGCTGAAGCGCAGTTCGCCCGCTGGCGCGACCGTATCGAAAGCCAGCTCGACGCCGCCCTGCCCTCGCCAGCCGATGCGCCGCAACGCCTGCACCAGGCAATGCGCTATTCGGTGCTGGGCGGTGGCAAGCGCATGCGCCCGCTGCTGGTGTATGCCAGCGGCCAGCTGTTCGGCGCGCCGCTGGACCAGCTCGATGCCGCCGCCATGGCGGTGGAGATGATCCACGCCTATTCGCTGGTGCATGACGACCTGCCGGCGATGGACGACGACGCCCTGCGCCGCGGCAAGCCCACCACCCATATCGCCTACGACGAGGCCACTGCGATCCTCGCCGGCGATGCCCTGCAGACCCGTGCGTTCGGCCTGCTGGCCGATGCGCCGCTGCCGGCCGCCCTGCGCGTGGCCTGCCTGCAGACCCTGGCCCACGCCTCCGGTGCGTCCGGCATGTGCGGTGGCCAGGCGCTGGATATCGATGCCACCGGCCAGCAGCAGTCGCTGGCCGCGCTCACCCGCATGCACGCGCTGAAGACCGGTGCGCTGATCCGCGCTGCGGTGCGCATGGGTGCGCTGTGCGGCCACGCCCCCGAGGCACGGCTGGCCCAGCTGGATGACTTCGCCGATGCGCTCGGCCTGGCCTTCCAGGTGCGCGATGACATCCTCGATGTCGAAGCCAGTTCCGAGCAGCTGGGCAAGACCGCCGGCAAGGACCAGGCGCAGGACAAGAGCACCTTCCCGGCTCTGCTGGGCATGGACGGTGCCAAGGCGCACCTGCGTGAACTGGCAGCGCGCATGCAGTCGGTGCTGGCCGGCCATGGCGAAGAGGCCGACGCACTGCGTGCGCTGGCGACGCTGGCGGTGGAACGCGATCACTGA
- a CDS encoding DUF4870 domain-containing protein: MSDFENVPAASSVPSDQRTMALAAHLLGIFTGFIGALIIWLINKDDAGKGFVTDQSKEALNFQITVAIAVLVCVILSFVIIGAILMPIVYVANLVLCIIAAVKSNNGETYRYPFTLRLIK, encoded by the coding sequence GTGAGCGATTTCGAAAACGTGCCGGCCGCCTCGAGCGTGCCGAGCGACCAGCGCACCATGGCGCTGGCAGCGCACCTGCTGGGCATCTTCACCGGTTTCATCGGTGCCCTGATCATCTGGCTCATCAACAAGGATGACGCCGGCAAGGGCTTCGTCACCGACCAGTCCAAGGAAGCGCTGAACTTCCAGATCACCGTCGCCATCGCGGTGCTGGTCTGCGTGATCCTCAGCTTCGTCATCATCGGCGCCATCCTGATGCCGATCGTGTACGTGGCCAACCTGGTCCTGTGCATCATCGCTGCAGTGAAGTCCAACAACGGCGAAACCTACCGTTACCCGTTCACCCTGCGCCTGATCAAATAA
- the pmbA gene encoding metalloprotease PmbA yields the protein MNVIAPEVAVGDDSPARLERLADLSQQLLERARALGASQAEVSCSEDRGMEVNVRLGEVETVQSTRDRGIAVTVYFGQRKGSASTADLNEASLAATVEQACAIARHTEDDPAAGLADATLMARDFPDLDSWHPWALQADEAVDLALACEAAGREADPRISNSDGASVSSMQSVSVYANSHGFIGRERGTHHSVGCALIAGSGDGMQRDGWYTGGLAREDLEAADHVGRRAAERTVSRLQPRSLPTGSMPVLFAPEVARSLVGHLLSAVSGGALYRQASFLLDSVGQQLFPDWMQIEELPHLRRGLRSAAFDGDGVATRASALVRDGVLQRYVLGSYSARKLGLQTTANAGGVHNLQLAANAGSLQDIARQMGQGLLVTELMGQGVNGVTGDYSRGAGGFKVENGEIQYPVDGITIAGNLREMFAAIEAVGSDVDPRSHIRTGSILVGRMTIAGND from the coding sequence TTGAACGTGATCGCCCCTGAAGTGGCCGTCGGCGACGACAGCCCGGCCCGTCTGGAACGCCTGGCCGACCTTTCCCAGCAGCTGCTGGAGCGCGCCCGCGCGCTGGGCGCCAGCCAGGCCGAAGTGAGCTGCAGCGAAGACCGCGGGATGGAAGTGAACGTCCGTCTCGGCGAGGTCGAGACCGTGCAGTCCACCCGCGACCGCGGCATCGCCGTGACCGTCTATTTCGGCCAGCGCAAGGGCAGCGCCAGCACCGCCGACCTGAACGAGGCGAGCCTGGCGGCCACCGTCGAGCAGGCCTGCGCGATCGCCCGCCACACCGAGGACGACCCGGCTGCCGGCCTGGCCGACGCGACGCTGATGGCCCGCGATTTCCCCGACCTGGACAGCTGGCACCCCTGGGCACTGCAGGCCGACGAGGCGGTGGACCTGGCCCTGGCCTGCGAAGCGGCCGGCCGCGAGGCCGACCCGCGGATCAGCAATTCCGACGGCGCCTCGGTGTCGAGCATGCAGAGCGTCTCGGTGTACGCCAATTCGCACGGTTTCATCGGCCGCGAGCGCGGCACCCACCATTCGGTCGGCTGCGCCCTGATCGCCGGCAGCGGCGATGGCATGCAGCGCGACGGCTGGTACACCGGCGGCCTGGCCCGCGAGGACCTGGAGGCGGCCGACCACGTGGGCCGCCGCGCCGCCGAGCGCACCGTTTCCCGCCTGCAGCCGCGTTCGTTGCCGACCGGCAGCATGCCGGTGCTGTTCGCCCCGGAAGTGGCGCGCAGCCTGGTCGGCCACCTGCTGTCGGCGGTGTCCGGCGGTGCCCTGTACCGCCAGGCCAGCTTCCTGCTGGACAGCGTGGGACAGCAGCTGTTCCCGGACTGGATGCAGATCGAGGAGCTGCCGCACCTGCGCCGCGGCCTGCGCTCGGCGGCCTTCGATGGCGACGGCGTGGCTACCCGGGCCTCGGCCCTGGTCCGTGACGGCGTGCTGCAGCGCTACGTGCTGGGCAGCTATTCGGCGCGCAAGCTGGGCCTGCAGACCACCGCCAATGCTGGCGGCGTGCACAACCTGCAGCTGGCGGCCAACGCCGGTTCGCTGCAGGACATCGCCCGCCAGATGGGCCAGGGCCTGCTGGTGACCGAGCTGATGGGGCAGGGCGTGAACGGGGTGACCGGCGATTATTCGCGGGGCGCCGGCGGCTTCAAGGTCGAGAACGGCGAGATCCAGTACCCGGTCGACGGCATCACCATCGCCGGCAACCTGCGGGAGATGTTTGCCGCCATCGAAGCGGTCGGCAGCGACGTCGACCCGCGCTCGCACATCCGCACCGGCTCGATCCTGGTAGGGCGGATGACCATCGCCGGTAATGATTGA
- the yjgA gene encoding ribosome biogenesis factor YjgA, protein MRGRDEETGEFHDKSRSQNRRDALDVLALGEKLVSLTPAQLARLPVPEDLLPHIAECKRITAHIAHKRQLAFLAKHMRREEDATLDAIRDALDANSETGRREVAMMHRAEDWRERLLADGDKALGALLDEYPQADRQQLRTLVRNAQAEKAKNKPPRAYREIFQVLRTLMLPAALGLKAAADEADDVETDEADED, encoded by the coding sequence ATGCGCGGACGCGACGAAGAAACCGGTGAATTCCACGACAAGAGCCGCAGCCAGAACCGGCGCGACGCGCTCGATGTCCTGGCCTTGGGCGAGAAGCTGGTGTCGCTGACCCCGGCCCAGCTGGCGCGCCTGCCGGTGCCGGAAGACCTGCTGCCGCATATCGCCGAGTGCAAGCGGATCACCGCCCACATCGCCCACAAGCGCCAGCTGGCGTTCCTGGCCAAGCACATGCGCCGCGAGGAAGACGCCACGCTGGACGCGATCCGCGATGCGTTGGACGCCAACAGCGAAACCGGCCGCCGCGAAGTGGCGATGATGCACCGCGCCGAGGACTGGCGCGAGCGCCTGCTGGCCGACGGCGACAAGGCGCTGGGTGCCCTTCTCGACGAGTACCCGCAGGCCGACCGCCAGCAGCTGCGTACGCTGGTGCGCAACGCCCAGGCCGAAAAGGCCAAGAACAAGCCGCCGCGCGCCTACCGCGAGATCTTCCAGGTGCTGCGCACGCTGATGCTGCCGGCGGCGCTGGGCCTGAAGGCCGCGGCCGATGAGGCCGACGACGTCGAGACCGACGAAGCCGACGAGGACTGA
- the tldD gene encoding metalloprotease TldD, translating to MTDNALTLAQDRLLRPGGLDTAGLERTFGQLLGPGVDFGDLYFQHARRESWSVEDGIVKDGAHSIEQGVGVRAIAGEKTGFAYSDDIHADALLTAAQSARAISREGGAQAGRSLLRGDARALYPTLDPIDSLGNEAKVEVLKRLDGYLRAADPRVKQVMVSLSGGVDTVLVARTDGVLGADVRPLVRLNVQVIVEQNGRRESGYAGGGGRYGYAELFADGRPEAFAREALRQALVNLEAVPAPAGVMPVVLGPGWPGVLLHEAVGHGLEGDFNRKGTSVYAGRIGERVAAPGVTIVDDGTLDGRRGSLNIDDEGHPSQCTTLIEDGILVGYMQDSLNARLMGVAPTGNGRRESFAHLTMPRMTNTYMRAGEHDPQEMIRSVKKGLYAVNFGGGQVDITSGKYVFSATEAYLIEDGRITAPVKGATLIGNGPETMQKVRMVGNDLALDEGVGICGKDGQSVPVGVGQPSLLIEGITVGGTQA from the coding sequence ATGACTGATAACGCACTGACGCTTGCCCAGGACCGCCTGCTACGCCCCGGCGGCCTGGATACCGCCGGCCTGGAGCGCACCTTCGGCCAGCTGCTCGGCCCGGGCGTGGACTTCGGCGACCTGTATTTCCAGCATGCCCGGCGTGAAAGCTGGAGCGTGGAAGACGGCATCGTCAAGGACGGCGCCCATTCCATCGAGCAGGGCGTGGGCGTGCGCGCCATCGCCGGCGAGAAGACCGGCTTCGCCTATTCCGATGACATCCATGCCGACGCGCTGCTGACCGCCGCGCAGTCGGCCCGCGCGATCTCGCGCGAAGGCGGCGCCCAGGCCGGACGTTCGCTGCTGCGCGGCGACGCGCGCGCGCTGTACCCGACCCTGGACCCGATCGACAGCCTGGGCAACGAGGCCAAGGTCGAGGTGCTCAAGCGCCTGGACGGCTATCTGCGTGCCGCCGACCCGCGGGTGAAGCAGGTGATGGTGAGCCTGTCCGGTGGCGTCGACACCGTGCTGGTGGCCCGCACCGACGGCGTGCTGGGTGCCGACGTGCGCCCGCTGGTGCGGCTGAACGTGCAGGTGATCGTCGAGCAGAACGGCCGCCGTGAATCGGGCTATGCCGGCGGCGGTGGCCGCTATGGCTATGCCGAACTGTTCGCCGATGGCCGCCCCGAAGCCTTCGCCCGCGAGGCCCTGCGTCAGGCGCTGGTGAACCTCGAAGCCGTACCGGCCCCGGCCGGCGTGATGCCGGTGGTGCTCGGCCCGGGCTGGCCCGGCGTGCTGCTGCATGAAGCCGTGGGCCACGGCCTGGAAGGTGACTTCAACCGCAAGGGCACCAGTGTCTACGCCGGCCGCATCGGCGAACGCGTGGCCGCCCCGGGCGTGACCATCGTCGATGACGGCACCCTGGACGGGCGTCGCGGCTCGCTCAACATTGATGACGAGGGCCACCCGAGCCAGTGCACCACGCTGATCGAGGACGGCATCCTGGTCGGCTACATGCAGGACAGCCTCAATGCGCGCCTGATGGGCGTGGCGCCGACCGGCAACGGCCGTCGCGAGTCGTTCGCGCACCTGACCATGCCGCGCATGACCAACACCTACATGCGCGCCGGCGAGCACGATCCGCAGGAAATGATCCGCTCGGTGAAGAAGGGCCTGTATGCGGTCAACTTCGGCGGCGGCCAGGTCGACATCACCAGCGGCAAGTACGTGTTCTCGGCCACCGAGGCCTACCTGATCGAGGATGGCCGGATCACCGCGCCGGTGAAGGGTGCGACCCTGATTGGCAACGGCCCGGAAACCATGCAGAAGGTGCGCATGGTCGGCAACGACCTGGCCCTGGACGAGGGCGTCGGCATCTGCGGCAAGGATGGCCAGAGCGTGCCGGTGGGCGTGGGCCAGCCCTCGCTGCTGATCGAAGGCATCACCGTCGGCGGTACCCAGGCCTGA